Proteins found in one Acinetobacter sp. XH1741 genomic segment:
- a CDS encoding haloacid dehalogenase type II, giving the protein MKNFNDIKVLAFDVFGTVVDWHSSIVKELDSMGLPVDSNQFALDWRAGYRPAMDKVLAGERPWSSIDDIHRSILDDLLIKYNILDLSEEQKVHLNLVWHRLDPWSDTIQGLNKLKDKFIICALSNGNIRLLVDMAKFSNLPWDYIFSAENFHAYKPSPKTYLGVAELLNVSPNQVLMVAAHHDDLAGARSCGLMTAYIERALEFGKSVQKDISPCADNDLHASDLLDLFGKLKN; this is encoded by the coding sequence ATGAAAAATTTTAATGACATTAAAGTTTTAGCTTTTGATGTTTTTGGAACTGTCGTGGATTGGCATTCATCTATTGTTAAAGAGTTGGACAGTATGGGATTGCCAGTTGATAGTAATCAATTTGCTCTAGATTGGAGAGCTGGTTACCGACCTGCTATGGATAAAGTTCTTGCTGGTGAAAGACCTTGGAGTTCTATTGATGACATTCATCGTTCGATTTTAGATGATTTGTTAATAAAATATAACATTCTAGATTTATCTGAAGAGCAAAAAGTTCATTTGAATTTAGTTTGGCATCGATTAGACCCTTGGAGTGATACTATTCAGGGTTTAAATAAGCTAAAAGATAAATTTATTATTTGTGCACTATCGAATGGCAATATTAGATTATTAGTTGATATGGCTAAGTTCTCTAATCTACCGTGGGATTATATTTTTTCTGCTGAAAATTTCCATGCCTATAAACCTTCGCCAAAAACATATCTTGGTGTTGCCGAATTATTGAATGTATCTCCTAATCAAGTTTTAATGGTTGCTGCTCATCATGATGATTTGGCTGGTGCACGTTCTTGTGGATTAATGACGGCTTATATTGAAAGAGCATTAGAATTTGGTAAGTCAGTACAAAAAGATATTTCACCATGTGCTGATAATGATTTACATGCTTCCGACTTATTAGACTTATTTGGTAAGCTGAAAAATTAA
- a CDS encoding TauD/TfdA family dioxygenase, giving the protein MKKFLERFKLIDVNSSDSKLNSYLNNEIDSDLEKFGAVLIRNTPINNYEDLENYGKIFIKKPYLAYVGGVVPRKNYSKYVFNSTELNGLFKIKLHNELAYQENAPDRIAFFCEQQPLIGGETPIAHEKDITGHFSNSLKNFLEEKKIVYIRRYFSKEKLNSVQRLFSPFFLTWQDAFSCEKKDLAELKCKELNLKFSWIDTADTLEVRSEFPIFVNHEILNKKVFFNQIFTQNHNRYSLGSLVYYTYKVLGINSDNAPRNTVVDGQEIERKDLYSLYAAYNNAERSFKWKNQDLLILDNKQVLHARNTFVGKRKICVMMGNN; this is encoded by the coding sequence ATGAAAAAATTTTTAGAAAGATTTAAGTTGATTGATGTTAATTCTTCGGACAGTAAGTTAAATTCTTATTTAAATAATGAAATTGACTCAGATTTAGAAAAATTTGGGGCTGTTTTAATTAGAAATACTCCTATTAATAACTATGAGGATTTAGAAAACTACGGAAAAATTTTTATAAAAAAACCTTATTTAGCGTATGTTGGTGGGGTAGTTCCGCGAAAGAACTATTCAAAATATGTTTTTAACTCCACTGAGTTGAACGGATTATTTAAAATAAAATTACATAATGAGCTTGCTTATCAAGAAAATGCGCCAGATAGAATTGCTTTTTTCTGTGAGCAACAGCCATTAATAGGAGGGGAAACTCCTATTGCTCATGAGAAAGATATTACAGGTCATTTTTCTAATTCATTGAAAAATTTTCTTGAAGAAAAGAAAATTGTTTATATTCGAAGATATTTTTCAAAAGAAAAACTCAATTCTGTTCAGCGGTTATTTTCACCTTTTTTCCTGACATGGCAAGATGCTTTTTCATGTGAAAAAAAGGATCTTGCTGAGTTAAAATGTAAAGAGCTGAATTTGAAGTTTAGTTGGATTGATACTGCTGATACTTTAGAAGTTCGTTCAGAGTTTCCAATATTTGTTAATCATGAAATATTGAATAAAAAAGTGTTTTTCAATCAAATTTTTACACAAAACCATAACAGATATAGTCTGGGTTCGTTAGTTTATTATACCTATAAAGTACTAGGTATTAATTCTGATAATGCCCCAAGAAATACTGTTGTTGATGGCCAAGAAATTGAAAGAAAGGACTTATATAGTTTATACGCAGCATACAACAATGCAGAAAGATCTTTTAAATGGAAAAATCAAGATTTACTCATTTTAGATAATAAACAGGTATTACATGCACGAAATACTTTTGTTGGTAAACGAAAAATTTGTGTGATGATGGGTAACAATTAA
- a CDS encoding DUF2505 family protein — translation MSKKFNSSIDSVWAVISNPNLTIEKYKSYGALSVDLTKFDIKYDISFINLVRKTNSLDNIVPNVLKKVLGAQQEIIQNSTWTRISPDEIEVDVEIIIKGKPITCNAKGKITTLEENICSYTLVYDVNSNFPLAGKLLCDFFKKETLKFSEFDYHFITKYLNQEG, via the coding sequence ATGTCAAAAAAATTTAATAGTTCTATAGATTCTGTTTGGGCTGTTATTTCTAATCCGAATTTAACTATTGAAAAATATAAATCTTATGGTGCTTTAAGTGTTGATTTAACTAAATTTGATATTAAATATGATATTAGTTTTATTAACTTGGTACGTAAGACAAATTCGCTTGATAATATTGTTCCAAATGTTTTGAAGAAAGTATTAGGTGCACAACAAGAAATTATTCAGAATTCTACTTGGACTAGAATAAGTCCTGATGAAATTGAAGTCGATGTTGAAATTATTATTAAAGGTAAGCCAATCACCTGTAATGCGAAAGGGAAAATCACAACTTTAGAAGAAAATATTTGTTCTTATACATTGGTTTACGATGTAAATTCTAACTTCCCACTAGCAGGGAAATTATTATGTGATTTTTTCAAGAAAGAGACTTTAAAGTTTTCTGAGTTTGATTATCACTTTATTACAAAATACTTAAATCAAGAAGGCTGA
- the asnB gene encoding asparagine synthase (glutamine-hydrolyzing): MCGINAFIPFNDNLNINGGEIIKLMNHELNHRGPDDNGVFRDDKINLGHTRLKIIDLNGGKQPFFYQDLVLVFNGEVYNYEELKEELISQNYKFNENSDTEVMAAAFSCWGMNALNKFNGDFSGILYSKKNSEVTFFRDRVGVKPLYYSYSKNGIIASSECKAIISALKNQNASYRPKICKEALIDNMLYGHALAPFTMFADISSLEAGSYITLDLKNSKIEKTKYWDLEVDNEYTDQNLCQENIARILEDSIRLRCKSDVGHGLMLSGGLDSSLIGYILGKQNNNCKAYTIGNRSEQNIKKSFVSGSDIEFANIVANEAGHELFICEDIENNLINDLREISLAKDHVVTLANEMAMLKVFKEIKGNDTVILSGDGADEAFLGYFMMINKKITPFYSSESSKYLFGMFNKDFLSSKQAESIAWSNFESRLSDIDEQIKKSKQKLMHYLQLKFTLPYLLDRADRISSNFSLELRVPYCDHRLLEYVFNVSNKLKFKKVEKKLLRDSFKEEFNNDVLYRKKSVFPYSNSDYQINLLRSTALSVIKDSVDNDGILSKIYKTKFLSLFFENNYLFNTLKMFAGVFYIQALLCQIISLHFLDEKYKFSI; the protein is encoded by the coding sequence ATGTGTGGAATTAATGCTTTTATCCCATTTAATGATAATTTGAATATTAATGGGGGAGAAATTATTAAATTAATGAATCATGAATTAAATCATCGTGGTCCAGATGATAATGGAGTTTTTAGAGATGATAAAATAAATTTAGGGCATACTCGTCTTAAAATTATTGATTTAAATGGAGGTAAACAACCATTTTTCTACCAAGATTTAGTTTTGGTTTTTAATGGTGAAGTTTATAACTATGAGGAGTTGAAAGAAGAGCTGATATCACAAAATTATAAATTTAATGAGAATAGTGATACAGAAGTTATGGCTGCTGCATTTTCTTGTTGGGGGATGAATGCTTTAAATAAATTCAATGGAGATTTCTCAGGAATATTATATTCAAAGAAAAATTCTGAAGTAACATTTTTCCGTGACCGAGTGGGCGTAAAGCCATTGTATTACAGCTATTCTAAAAATGGCATAATTGCCTCTTCAGAATGCAAAGCAATTATTAGTGCATTAAAGAATCAAAATGCATCTTATAGGCCTAAAATCTGTAAAGAAGCTCTAATTGATAACATGTTATATGGACATGCATTAGCACCTTTCACTATGTTTGCTGATATTAGTTCTCTTGAAGCAGGAAGCTATATAACTCTAGATCTGAAGAACTCTAAAATAGAAAAAACTAAATACTGGGATTTAGAAGTAGATAATGAATATACGGACCAAAATCTATGCCAAGAAAATATTGCAAGAATTTTAGAGGATTCAATACGATTACGTTGCAAATCTGATGTTGGTCATGGCTTGATGTTAAGCGGGGGATTAGATTCTTCACTCATTGGATATATTTTAGGTAAACAAAATAATAACTGTAAGGCTTATACGATTGGAAATCGAAGTGAGCAAAATATTAAGAAGAGTTTTGTGAGTGGCTCAGATATTGAGTTTGCAAATATTGTCGCAAATGAGGCAGGGCATGAACTATTCATATGTGAAGATATTGAAAATAATTTAATAAATGATTTAAGAGAAATTAGTCTTGCAAAAGATCATGTCGTCACTTTGGCTAATGAAATGGCTATGTTAAAAGTTTTTAAAGAAATTAAAGGCAATGATACCGTTATTTTGTCTGGAGATGGTGCTGATGAAGCATTCTTAGGATATTTTATGATGATCAATAAGAAAATTACGCCTTTTTATTCTTCTGAAAGCAGTAAATATTTATTCGGTATGTTTAATAAAGATTTCTTATCATCAAAACAGGCTGAATCAATAGCTTGGTCAAATTTTGAAAGTCGTCTAAGTGATATTGATGAGCAAATTAAAAAATCTAAACAGAAGCTTATGCACTATCTTCAGTTGAAATTTACTTTACCTTATTTACTAGATCGTGCTGATAGAATTAGTTCTAATTTTTCATTAGAACTGCGTGTTCCATATTGTGACCACAGATTATTAGAATACGTATTTAATGTATCTAATAAGTTAAAGTTCAAGAAAGTTGAGAAAAAACTTCTGAGAGATTCTTTCAAAGAAGAGTTTAATAATGATGTACTTTATAGAAAAAAGAGCGTTTTTCCATATTCAAATTCTGATTATCAAATTAATCTTCTAAGAAGTACAGCATTATCAGTTATAAAAGATTCTGTAGATAATGATGGTATTTTAAGTAAGATTTATAAAACAAAATTTTTATCTTTATTTTTTGAAAATAACTATCTTTTTAACACACTTAAGATGTTTGCTGGAGTTTTTTATATTCAAGCACTCTTATGTCAAATAATATCACTTCATTTTTTAGATGAAAAATATAAATTCTCAATATAA
- a CDS encoding 1-acyl-sn-glycerol-3-phosphate acyltransferase, translating to MNKSIDNTQNMLENIADNYFEAELKGDFDFLKFYKKRPIIIVGNHAGGGLSWDNIIFDALFYRKTQELLGKNIKIKRLIHPTLYNDSVRPYLLNNWWKKMECYECNIENMYKLCEENEIIYISPEGVEGLKKGYHNRGKLVNFSSSFIHIAKKFDGLIVPNCVVNSEYILPYNYSIEILNKLTNKFTGLPFITISPLLPLILFPKYFIVSMPVRLKYNLMPYIDSKELSQDNYESNKLDAEIIRKKINDYLSENKEKITESLIVSNIFSFGSSKKVTFNNLFQYFVEGELNRKLTRLEKLQYKLPLIGYLTIKHDAVIN from the coding sequence GTGAATAAAAGTATAGATAATACCCAGAATATGCTGGAAAATATTGCAGATAATTATTTTGAAGCTGAATTAAAAGGTGATTTTGACTTCTTAAAATTTTATAAAAAAAGGCCAATTATTATTGTTGGTAACCATGCTGGAGGTGGATTGTCTTGGGATAATATAATTTTTGATGCTTTATTTTATCGAAAGACTCAAGAATTACTTGGTAAAAACATAAAAATAAAAAGACTTATTCATCCAACACTTTATAACGATAGTGTAAGACCCTATCTATTAAATAATTGGTGGAAAAAAATGGAATGCTATGAGTGTAATATTGAAAACATGTACAAGCTATGCGAAGAAAATGAAATAATTTATATTTCTCCAGAAGGCGTAGAGGGTCTTAAAAAGGGTTATCACAATAGAGGAAAGTTAGTAAATTTTAGCTCTTCATTTATACATATAGCAAAAAAATTTGATGGCCTTATAGTTCCAAATTGTGTGGTTAATAGTGAATATATATTGCCATATAACTATTCTATAGAAATTTTAAATAAGCTCACAAATAAGTTTACTGGACTACCATTTATCACTATTAGTCCATTGCTTCCATTAATTTTGTTTCCAAAGTATTTTATAGTTTCAATGCCTGTGAGGCTAAAATATAACTTAATGCCCTATATTGATTCAAAAGAACTCAGTCAGGATAATTATGAAAGCAATAAGCTGGATGCTGAAATTATTCGTAAAAAAATAAATGATTATTTATCTGAAAATAAAGAAAAAATAACAGAATCTTTAATTGTGAGTAATATTTTTAGTTTTGGTTCAAGTAAGAAAGTGACATTCAATAATCTTTTTCAATATTTTGTTGAGGGGGAGTTAAATCGTAAGTTAACTAGATTAGAAAAGTTGCAATACAAACTCCCTCTAATTGGGTACTTAACAATTAAACATGATGCAGTAATAAATTAG
- a CDS encoding fatty acid desaturase, producing the protein MSNIVELKKVALNLHTERKYDKEIEIFDSKSRIKVFLLHAILILTLIIFSVLNNPIYLIPLFIIVNGFFSIAYLRVFMHSEMHWGLSENKLVKFYLRWIVFGLYQVPFTAYVFGHRAHHRYDNDCPEGDQLSSDKQSTYLYENSGKPINPVLWMLHYLFIYQFFHQIKYVITDGKKKDFIKLVLQIIVIICIDIAIFNINKIFFIYVFVPSILVSWLGSGIVLYMMHNIDYQKAKIHHSVNSYDNFFNKFGDNDGLHIVHSLFPFLHPIHAPEIDKLVYLELDEKQKLKEHYVIAFFKNVLNFKK; encoded by the coding sequence ATGAGTAATATAGTTGAATTAAAAAAAGTAGCATTGAATTTACATACCGAGAGAAAATATGATAAAGAAATAGAAATATTTGATTCAAAATCGAGAATAAAGGTATTTTTATTACATGCGATTTTGATTTTAACTTTGATAATTTTCAGTGTTCTTAATAATCCAATATATTTGATTCCTTTATTTATAATTGTAAATGGTTTTTTTAGTATTGCTTATCTCCGTGTTTTTATGCATTCAGAAATGCATTGGGGATTAAGTGAAAATAAATTAGTTAAATTTTATTTAAGATGGATAGTATTTGGATTATATCAGGTACCATTTACAGCATACGTATTTGGCCATAGAGCACATCATAGATATGATAATGATTGTCCTGAAGGTGATCAGTTATCTTCTGATAAACAATCAACATATCTTTATGAAAATAGTGGGAAACCAATAAATCCAGTTTTATGGATGTTGCATTATTTGTTTATTTATCAATTTTTTCATCAGATAAAATATGTAATAACTGATGGGAAAAAGAAAGATTTTATTAAACTAGTTTTGCAAATTATAGTAATAATTTGCATAGATATTGCAATATTTAATATAAACAAAATTTTCTTTATATATGTTTTTGTTCCATCAATTCTAGTTTCTTGGCTAGGTTCTGGGATTGTACTTTATATGATGCATAATATCGATTATCAAAAGGCAAAGATACATCATTCAGTTAATTCTTATGATAATTTCTTTAATAAATTTGGTGATAATGATGGTTTACATATTGTTCATTCATTATTTCCATTTTTGCATCCAATACATGCCCCAGAAATTGATAAATTGGTTTATTTAGAATTGGATGAAAAGCAGAAGTTAAAAGAACATTACGTAATAGCATTCTTTAAAAATGTATTAAATTTTAAAAAATAA
- the posA gene encoding delta-poly-L-ornithine synthetase PosA, producing MNQFVTNTNNIIRGKYHPEFLQYEVLADIFVHTAQTLPDKTALIEADKTLSYGELYQQALVMAQHLTIRGVKPGHIVGLWLPRGIELLKAQLAICLSGAAWLPFDMDTPADRIAVCLEDADAVGMITTDEWYAHLAEVQQTKWTNTELQKPLSENIPLAKTTPEQPAYIIYTSGSTGKPKGIVITQRNICHFLRSENNVLGIQEQDKVYQGFSVAFDMSFEEIWLSYLVGATLWIAPKSLVSDPERLCQTLKQEQITVLHAVPTLLALFPEDVPNLRIINLGGEMCPDSLVDRWALPHHQMFNTYGPTETTVTASLESLERGKLVTIGKPLPNYGMLVINAERELLPQGETGELCIFGPSVAEGYLGRPDLTADKFIQNPWAEGPDEQSLYRTGDLAKIDEFGQVHCLGRADDQVKIRGFRVELGEIEAALCDIEGIGTAAVILRPEDGIDQLIAFIAPEIDAKQAIEIKELRHNLSQRLPPYMVPNRFEIIEEVPRLLSGKIDRKALKARPLTSVIDRSESDQPQNPAEEILFGILNRLFPNMPIKLDSDFFDDLGGHSLLAAVLISNLREHPEYSHLTIQNLYQARRVGAIAALMLEQPTPTVFDSQIGQDNPRNQTYKWLCGIAQLATIPVLISINILQWLAPFFTYHYFTGGTRDSIPYAIALSLLVYISVIITSFVVSISVKRLLMMGIGAGQYPLWGLTYFRWWLADRISNISPVYLLSGSTLLNLYLKALGAKIGHDVTISSVHIRMPSLLTVEDGVSIGSQVNLENAKVEHGHLVLGSIHLKEDSYVGSYAVLEENTVLEKQAHVNALTSIEYDTVIPAGEIWDGTPAKKIGHVDDQEKMPARPKLSFIRKIAEYAYYGISALIIACLFFIPIFPSFLLVDWLDANVFNISTNDHLQIAIYYFILAIPASAMMMMITAVISSAIRKIALPRLETGTYSVHGSTYYRKWFASQILETSLQTLHGLFATIYAPTWFRMLGAKVGKNTEISTANGVIPEMLTLGEESFIADAVMLGDEEIRGGWMTLKSTTIGNRSFVGNSAYIADGTVLPDNVLIGVQSKTPDNVEMYDGQTWFGSPPLLLPAREAAEKYPDHLTFLPSIKRRLMRGFIEGLRVVLPAALAIGVGYMIVLEIIDVINKYNIPTGLLALTLAGLLYGVGCFVIVALLKWILIGRYKPRSAPMWTMFVWLSEGITSLYESVAIPNFLNYLRGTPMLPFFLRILGVRIGKDVYMDTADITEFDCVSIGDRAEFNSFSGPQTHLFEDRIMKIGQVNIGNDVVVNTRSIILYNANVSNHAVLGPLTLVMKGENIPAKSAWIGSPAVPWVHK from the coding sequence ATGAACCAGTTTGTAACAAACACGAATAATATTATTCGTGGAAAGTATCATCCGGAATTTTTGCAGTATGAAGTCTTGGCCGATATTTTTGTCCATACTGCACAAACTCTTCCTGATAAAACGGCTTTAATTGAAGCAGATAAAACGTTGAGTTATGGTGAGTTATATCAGCAAGCCTTAGTCATGGCTCAACATTTGACGATAAGAGGGGTAAAACCAGGTCATATTGTTGGCTTATGGCTGCCTCGCGGTATTGAGCTTTTAAAAGCTCAATTGGCGATTTGTTTAAGTGGCGCAGCATGGCTTCCTTTTGATATGGATACGCCGGCTGACCGTATTGCAGTGTGTCTTGAAGATGCCGACGCGGTAGGAATGATTACTACCGATGAATGGTATGCACATTTAGCTGAAGTACAGCAAACAAAATGGACCAACACTGAACTGCAAAAGCCACTCAGTGAAAATATTCCTTTAGCTAAAACGACCCCAGAACAACCTGCGTATATTATTTATACATCAGGCTCAACAGGTAAGCCGAAAGGGATTGTCATTACTCAAAGAAATATTTGTCACTTTTTACGTAGTGAAAATAATGTTTTGGGTATTCAAGAGCAAGACAAAGTCTATCAAGGCTTTTCAGTTGCTTTTGACATGTCGTTTGAAGAGATCTGGCTTTCTTACTTGGTTGGTGCAACATTATGGATTGCACCTAAGTCGCTGGTCAGTGACCCTGAACGTTTATGCCAAACATTAAAGCAAGAACAGATTACAGTATTGCATGCTGTACCAACATTACTTGCTTTATTCCCAGAAGATGTACCTAACTTAAGAATTATTAACTTAGGTGGGGAAATGTGTCCGGATTCACTGGTTGACCGCTGGGCATTACCTCACCACCAAATGTTTAACACTTATGGTCCAACTGAGACCACGGTTACTGCAAGCCTTGAGTCATTAGAACGTGGCAAACTCGTTACGATTGGTAAGCCTTTACCAAACTATGGCATGTTGGTCATTAACGCTGAAAGAGAATTACTCCCTCAAGGTGAAACAGGTGAGCTCTGTATTTTTGGCCCAAGTGTGGCAGAAGGATACTTAGGTCGCCCTGATTTAACTGCCGATAAGTTTATTCAAAACCCTTGGGCAGAAGGTCCAGATGAACAATCGCTCTATCGTACTGGCGACTTGGCTAAAATTGATGAATTTGGACAAGTACACTGCTTGGGACGTGCGGACGATCAGGTTAAAATTCGTGGTTTCCGTGTAGAACTTGGCGAAATTGAAGCTGCGCTTTGCGATATTGAAGGTATTGGTACTGCGGCAGTTATTCTTCGTCCTGAAGACGGCATTGACCAGCTCATTGCGTTTATTGCACCAGAAATTGATGCAAAACAAGCAATCGAAATTAAAGAACTCCGTCATAATTTAAGCCAACGTTTACCACCTTATATGGTGCCAAACCGTTTTGAGATTATTGAAGAAGTTCCGCGTTTATTGTCAGGCAAAATTGACCGTAAGGCTTTAAAAGCACGACCGCTTACCAGTGTGATTGACCGCAGTGAATCTGACCAACCACAAAACCCAGCGGAAGAGATCTTATTTGGTATTTTAAATCGCTTGTTCCCAAACATGCCGATTAAACTCGATTCAGATTTCTTTGATGACTTAGGCGGCCATTCACTTTTAGCAGCAGTTTTAATTTCAAATCTGCGTGAACACCCAGAATATAGCCATCTTACGATTCAAAACTTATATCAAGCAAGACGAGTTGGTGCGATTGCTGCACTCATGTTAGAGCAACCAACACCGACTGTATTTGATAGCCAAATTGGACAAGATAACCCTCGTAATCAAACGTATAAGTGGTTATGTGGTATTGCACAGCTTGCGACTATTCCGGTTTTAATCTCGATTAACATTTTACAGTGGTTAGCACCATTCTTTACTTATCATTATTTTACAGGTGGAACACGAGATAGTATTCCGTATGCAATCGCGTTGTCTCTATTGGTTTATATCAGCGTTATTATTACCAGTTTTGTCGTTTCAATTTCTGTAAAACGCTTATTAATGATGGGCATCGGTGCAGGGCAATATCCATTATGGGGATTAACCTATTTCCGTTGGTGGTTAGCAGACCGCATTAGCAACATTTCACCAGTCTATCTTTTATCAGGTTCGACTTTACTTAACTTATATTTGAAAGCGCTTGGTGCGAAAATCGGCCATGACGTGACGATTAGTTCAGTACATATTCGTATGCCATCTTTACTTACTGTTGAAGATGGGGTGAGCATTGGTTCTCAAGTAAACTTAGAGAATGCTAAAGTCGAACATGGTCACTTGGTATTAGGTTCAATTCACTTAAAAGAAGATAGTTATGTGGGTTCTTATGCTGTATTAGAAGAAAATACAGTGTTAGAAAAACAAGCTCACGTAAATGCTTTAACTTCAATTGAATATGACACTGTCATTCCAGCCGGTGAAATTTGGGATGGTACACCTGCCAAGAAAATCGGGCATGTGGACGACCAAGAAAAAATGCCAGCGCGTCCAAAATTATCGTTTATTCGTAAAATTGCAGAATATGCATATTATGGAATTAGTGCGTTAATTATTGCATGTCTGTTCTTTATTCCAATTTTCCCAAGCTTCCTGTTGGTCGACTGGTTAGATGCGAACGTATTTAATATTAGTACCAATGACCATTTGCAAATCGCTATTTATTATTTCATTTTAGCTATTCCAGCTAGTGCAATGATGATGATGATTACTGCTGTGATTTCTTCAGCAATACGTAAAATCGCGTTGCCTCGCCTTGAAACCGGAACTTATTCGGTACATGGCAGCACCTATTATCGTAAATGGTTTGCATCTCAAATTTTAGAAACAAGCTTACAAACCTTACACGGCTTGTTCGCTACGATTTATGCGCCAACATGGTTCCGTATGCTCGGTGCGAAAGTAGGTAAAAATACCGAAATTTCTACTGCAAACGGTGTTATTCCAGAAATGCTGACTTTGGGTGAAGAAAGCTTTATTGCCGATGCTGTAATGTTGGGTGATGAAGAAATCAGAGGCGGCTGGATGACTTTGAAATCGACGACTATCGGTAACCGTAGCTTTGTCGGAAACAGTGCTTATATTGCGGATGGTACTGTGTTACCAGACAACGTTTTGATTGGTGTGCAATCTAAAACACCTGATAACGTTGAAATGTACGATGGTCAAACTTGGTTCGGTTCACCGCCATTGTTATTACCTGCACGTGAAGCTGCTGAGAAATATCCAGATCATTTAACATTCTTGCCAAGTATCAAACGCCGTTTAATGCGTGGTTTTATCGAAGGCCTTCGTGTTGTATTACCTGCCGCTCTTGCGATTGGTGTAGGTTATATGATCGTGCTTGAGATTATTGATGTTATTAACAAATACAACATTCCAACTGGTTTGTTGGCTTTAACGCTTGCTGGTTTGCTCTATGGCGTAGGCTGCTTCGTTATTGTTGCATTGTTAAAGTGGATTTTGATTGGTCGCTATAAACCACGTTCAGCGCCAATGTGGACTATGTTTGTATGGTTGAGCGAAGGGATCACAAGCTTATATGAGTCAGTTGCGATTCCTAACTTCTTAAACTACTTAAGAGGAACGCCAATGTTGCCATTCTTCTTGCGTATTTTAGGTGTTCGTATTGGTAAAGATGTCTATATGGACACTGCTGATATTACAGAGTTTGACTGTGTAAGCATTGGTGACCGCGCTGAGTTTAATAGCTTCTCGGGCCCACAAACTCACTTGTTTGAAGACCGTATTATGAAAATCGGACAAGTGAATATCGGTAACGATGTAGTTGTAAATACACGCAGTATTATTTTGTATAACGCCAACGTGAGCAATCATGCAGTGTTAGGTCCATTAACACTGGTTATGAAAGGTGAAAATATTCCTGCTAAATCTGCTTGGATTGGTTCACCGGCTGTGCCTTGGGTTCATAAATAA